Proteins found in one Crassostrea angulata isolate pt1a10 chromosome 3, ASM2561291v2, whole genome shotgun sequence genomic segment:
- the LOC128176553 gene encoding uncharacterized protein LOC128176553 produces MSKTCNASLNSHEKNEILDTLLHISADEKTTVSPSDDVSKNIETLKEKKGDCSSINTFCKENYIDGVPIAFESKDSLSCASVESTLQKEERHVDNHFEYSCCTVENRSCIEESILPNKQTKNTIYQMVQRCNKSLENLEKDHEVILNVMNSRSNSQNELKERGLQVTAELESIINKLTARQKEKDDTISDLHFILSKLTEKVEQLDQEIQVLKSTRKNKSDCLLQSEELERPVALMEDGISHVASVPKATQQKTMQDSKVSVHQNEKALTSLNSFPLKPDSKPVIGEKSFSSENIDIEDASNETDQGNEDLSLCHSENNSVGSDVKIHDSVSETSVNPEQNVGEQDSEGQQKNMPKEPNIVGNSTRQPFVGSNTLDTNDNSENLMQKEMLPDAYWINQYNEICRMISMEGPIDNVCGQCNVLCLDTSDSMSGEAFQTMINLSIKFLSGLEHSPSSQKVGLVCFGGFTGVLSRCCMNYTKLKQEIRNLRPGGSSPLSAGILLSYAVLSQVTLPTIQGISFFPRIIVLTDGMATPERVTGCADFTPDMKERPMIRADIGALTKAIRRSSIRVYCVPLGKADESFIEPLVRMTHGKIVRPANFDKVIYQFEGELLATDLRPYFSNFRQVDPDMVIEAVQSFNLSLRGVDMEDLVEYIQNPPPQRKDDSDDESDNDDYIETDINMPPIGTRVRRGPDWQSNFDEQDSRGPGTVVSHDRSGVISIMWDNGHRYLYPYGIQGRFAVMVVDEPRVLQRDQLIEVGCLVKRGNNWRDNDNDGGPENIGVVFRVHSDATVSVRWPTGQRRRYKYGKQGYFEVQLCDPFDENVQFRMLNMSFQDGPDENRTSQSRQADSKEVRIEDLVNSDDRETNPLEEMNKRNALRSTQTGGQSGPDTNRRQSQGSAENTGRMNIQGNETSS; encoded by the exons ATGAGCAAAACCTGTAATGCTTCTCTAAACTCTCATGAAAAGAATGAGATTTTGGATACGCTGTTGCATATAAGCGCGGATGAAAAGACGACCGTGTCGCCTTCTGACgatgtttctaaaaatattgaaacattgAAGGAAAAGAAAGGGGATTGTTCATCTATTAACACTTTCTGCAAGGAGAATTACATTGATGGTGTACCAATTGCTTTTGAAAGCAAAGATTCGTTGTCTTGTGCATCAGTTGAATCAACGTTACAAAAAGAGGAACGTCATGTTGACAATCATTTCGAATATTCTTGCTGTACAGTTGAAAATAGAAGCTGCATTGAAGAAAGTATACtaccaaacaaacaaactaaaAATACCATATATCAAATG GTCCAACGATGTAATAAATCGTTagaaaatcttgaaaaagaCCACGAAGTGATATTAAATGTTATGAACTCACGTTCAAA CAGTCAAAATGAGTTGAAGGAGAGAGGACTTCAAGTAACAGCAG AGCTGGAGAGCATAATTAACAAACTCACAGCAAGGCAGAAGGAAAAAGATGATACAATCTCAGAtctacattttattttgagtaAACTCACTGAAAAAGTCGAACAGTTAGACCAGGAAATTCAAGTTTTGAAATCCACACGGAAAAACAAATCAGATTGTTTGTTACAAAGCGAGGAATTAGAAAGACCTGTAGCCCTTATGGAAGATGGAATATCGCATGTTGCTTCGGTGCCAAAAGCAACACAACAAAAAACAATGCAAGATTCAAAAGTATCagttcatcaaaatgaaaaagcTTTAACTTCCCTCAATTCATTTCCCTTGAAGCCTGATTCAAAACCAGTCATTGGAGAGAAAag TTTTTCATCTGAAAACATTGATATTGAAGACGCATCTAATGAAACAGATCAGGGAAATGAGGATTTATCTCTTTGCCATTCTGAAAACAATTCAG TGGGTAGTGATGTAAAAATACACGATTCTGTATCGGAAACGTCAGTAAATCCTGAACAAAACGTTGGAGAACAAGACAGTGAGGGGCAACAGAAAAACATGCCTAAAGAACCAAATATTGTCGGGAATAGTACCAGACAGCCATTTGTTGGATCAAACACGCTTGACACAAATG ACAATTCCGAGAATTTGATGCAAAAAGAGATGTTACCTGATGCATATTGGATAAATCAATACAATGAAATTTGCAGAATGA TTTCCATGGAAGGACCAATCGATAATGTGTGTGGTCAATGTAATGTTCTTTGCCTCGACACTTCAGACAGTATGTCAGGGGAGGCTTTCCAGACGATGATCAATCTGTCTATAAAATTTTTGTCCG GTTTGGAACATTCGCCCTCAAGTCAGAAGGTTGGATTGGTTTGTTTTGGAGGGTTCACCGGAGTTTTAAGTCGTTGTTGTATGAATTACACAAAACTGAAACAAGAAATTA gaaactTGAGACCAGGGGGTTCAAGCCCTTTGTCAGCTGGGATTCTACTGTCATATGCTGTTTTATCTCAAG TGACTCTCCCAACAATTCAGGGAATAAGCTTTTTCCCTCGTATCATTGTACTAACAGACGGAATGGCTACCCCAGAAAGAGTAACTGGATGTGCAGATTTTACTCCAGACATGAAAGAGCGACCTATG attCGTGCAGATATAGGCGCTCTGACTAAGGCCATAAGACGGTCATCTATTAGAGTTTACTGCGTTCCACTTGGAAAGGCGGACGAG TCTTTTATAGAGCCATTAGTAAGAATGACACATGGAAAAATTGTTAGACCagcaaattttgacaaagttaTTTACCAGTTTGAAGGAGAG cTTTTAGCCACGGATCTGAGACCATACTTTTCTAACTTTCGGCAAGTAGATCCTGATATGGTGATTGAGGCAGTACAATCTTTCAACTTATCACTGCGAGGAGTAGACAtg GAGGACCTTGTCGAGTATATACAAAACCCCCCTCCCCAAAGGAAAGATGACAGTGATGACGAGAGTGACAACGATGACTACATAGAGACTGATATCAATATGCCGCCTATAGGCACCAGAGTTAGGAGAGGTCCAGACTGGCAATCAAACTTTGATGAACAAGATTCTCGCGGTCCAGGAACAGTTGTTAGTCATGACCGTAGTG GTGTTATATCCATAATGTGGGACAATGGCCATCGGTATCTGTATCCGTATGGAATTCAGGGTCGATTTGCAGTAATGGTTGTTGACGAACCTAGAGTTCTTCAACGTGACCAATTAATCGAAGTTGGGTGTCTCGTTAAAAGAg GCAATAATTGGAGAGATAATGACAATGATGGTGGTCCTGAAAACATTGGAGTCGTGTTTAGAGTGCACTCGGATGCAACAGTTAGT GTACGGTGGCCGACTGGACAACGCAGGAGATACAAGTATGGAAAACAGGGATACTTTGAAGTACAACTTTG TGATCCATTTGACGAAAACGTACAATTTCGGATGTTAAACATGAGTTTTCAAGACGGCCCTGATGAAAACAGAACAAGTCAGTCGCGACAAGCGGACAGCAAGGAGGTAAGAATAGAAGACCTGGTCAATTCTGATGACAGAGAAACTAACCCATTGGAGGAAATGAATAAAAGGAACGCCTTGCGGTCGACACAAACAGGTGGACAGTCGGGTCCTGATACCAATCGTCGTCAGAGTCAGGGATCCGCGGAAAACACAGGACGGATGAACATTCAAGGAAACGAAACATCATCGTGA